The genomic stretch AGCCATCCTGCTCCCGTCAGGGCCGACGCCTGCAACCGCTGTTCACGCGGAACCAGGCCCAGGTGGGTGTTCAACACATTGATCGCGACGCCTTCGATTTCGATCTCGGACCAGATGGCGCCGCGCGGCTCCAGCCCCGGAATACCCCGCACCGTCGGCAGGGCGTCGGCACGGATCAGCCGTTCGGGATGAGGCGTCAGAATGGCGTCGCCATAGAGTTCCGCCTCAACCCGCATCGCGGGATGGAAGCGCGAGGTCATGGACAGGCCCTCGGCGATCGCTTCGGCCTGATCGATCTTGCCGGTGCGGACGCGGCCGACGTCCAGTTCCTGGAGACAGACGATGTCCGGTTCGTGTTCGCCGATCACGGCGACGATGCGATCAACGTCAAGGCGCTTGTCCGTGCCGACACAGCGGTGGACATTATAGGTCAGAAGGCGGGGCATGGCTTCTCGAGAACGTTCCGAGACGTGGGGGACGGCTAGGCCTTTTGGGCGCGGATTGCGACCCCGATACGACGATCAGAGCAGGATCAGGTGATCCGGCAACTCATTGGGATTGCTCGCGCGGGGTGGGAAATGGGCCGCCAGGACCTGGCCGCACCGTTCGATGGCGGCTTCGAAACCGGCGACGGGGCGGCCAGCCTTCAGCGCGCGGGTCAGGGCGGCGACAGCATCGGCCCAGACGCCTTCGTCGACCTTCTGGTGGATCAGTTCGTCGGCGATCAGCTCGACCTGATGCTCTTTCAGAGCGGCGAAGATCAGCACGCCGGTGCGTTCGCGTGTGACGTGGACGCCGTGGGCCAGGAACTGTTGAAGCGCCGCCTTGCGCACACGAGCGCGACGCAGGCCGCGCGGCGTGACCCAGCGCAGGATGGGCGGCAGTCGCGTCATCAGGAAGACGCCGACGAAGATAGCCGCCTGGATCATCGCATAGGCCGTCAGCGCCTCGCCGACGCCGGCGGCCTGGGCCGAGGCATGGGCGGCTTCCCAGGTCGCGCCCAGCGGCCAGGACAGATCAAAGCCGAACGGAATCAGGACCGTGGGCGCCAGCAAGGCCGCGCCCGCCGCCCAGGCCAGGCTGACGTCCACATAGGAAGACACGC from Brevundimonas sp. SL130 encodes the following:
- a CDS encoding endonuclease/exonuclease/phosphatase family protein, coding for MPRLLTYNVHRCVGTDKRLDVDRIVAVIGEHEPDIVCLQELDVGRVRTGKIDQAEAIAEGLSMTSRFHPAMRVEAELYGDAILTPHPERLIRADALPTVRGIPGLEPRGAIWSEIEIEGVAINVLNTHLGLVPREQRLQASALTGAGWLGACAGPTLLAGDFNATSITRPYQTLARKLGDCQRLLNLKPSVKTFPSGFPAIRIDHCFVSPEIRITGVKADFSPLARVASDHLPLIIDFEIVQPDA
- a CDS encoding TPM domain-containing protein is translated as MRFTDEDRTRVAAAIASAEAGTSGEIFCVVSRGVSSYVDVSLAWAAGAALLAPTVLIPFGFDLSWPLGATWEAAHASAQAAGVGEALTAYAMIQAAIFVGVFLMTRLPPILRWVTPRGLRRARVRKAALQQFLAHGVHVTRERTGVLIFAALKEHQVELIADELIHQKVDEGVWADAVAALTRALKAGRPVAGFEAAIERCGQVLAAHFPPRASNPNELPDHLILL